The following proteins come from a genomic window of Terribacillus aidingensis:
- a CDS encoding DUF4334 domain-containing protein, with amino-acid sequence MENIDLLNVILRNGTSQEDALAFYDQLDIVEPEEMIGMWKGEEIVTGHPLEGLLTASGWYGKEFIDEEHVHPLVFKKSNEVLYTINPNLLPINFLLQSLHNIPKKILPSSMTILRPILKTNKSKARLRKVKHRGKVTSAMIYDNKGIIDVFRKVDANTLLGIMDIKEQFPDKAFFFILRKV; translated from the coding sequence ATGGAGAATATCGATCTCCTAAACGTAATATTACGTAATGGTACATCACAAGAAGATGCCCTTGCTTTTTATGATCAGCTGGATATTGTTGAGCCAGAAGAAATGATTGGGATGTGGAAAGGAGAAGAAATCGTAACTGGACACCCACTGGAGGGACTTTTAACAGCATCAGGTTGGTACGGAAAAGAATTTATCGATGAAGAACATGTCCACCCTTTAGTTTTCAAAAAAAGTAATGAGGTTCTCTATACTATTAATCCAAATTTGCTTCCTATCAATTTTCTTTTGCAAAGCTTGCATAACATTCCCAAGAAAATCCTCCCCTCATCTATGACAATATTACGACCTATCCTAAAAACAAATAAGAGTAAAGCAAGGTTACGAAAAGTAAAACATAGAGGGAAAGTTACCTCAGCAATGATCTACGACAATAAAGGGATAATAGATGTTTTTAGAAAAGTTGATGCAAACACGCTTTTAGGTATTATGGATATAAAAGAACAATTTCCAGATAAAGCTTTCTTCTTTATATTAAGGAAAGTGTAA
- a CDS encoding cytochrome c oxidase assembly protein, with protein sequence MYVERLALIIASCCILSYLLAMKYSAKRFKTWPLRKLVLFVSGIVIGLQAVAGPIAMHAHHSFVYHMIGHLLLGMLGPLLLILSQPVTLLLRALSQSGARSVSRVFRSRYARFLIHPITAAVLNIGGLWLLYTTHLFHLMHESALVSMLVHLHVFAAGYLFTLAMLYTDPVPYRKSYLYRVIVFVFALAGHGILSKYLYANPPMGIAPADARQGAMLMYYGGDLIDLTIIVILCWQWYQAAAPKTSLSAAKAAE encoded by the coding sequence ATGTACGTTGAAAGATTAGCTCTGATTATAGCCTCCTGCTGTATACTGTCTTATCTGCTGGCAATGAAGTATTCTGCGAAGCGCTTCAAAACCTGGCCGCTGCGCAAGCTTGTGTTATTTGTAAGCGGCATTGTAATCGGCCTTCAGGCTGTTGCAGGGCCAATAGCAATGCATGCGCACCATAGCTTTGTCTATCATATGATTGGGCATTTGCTGCTCGGGATGCTTGGACCCTTGCTGCTCATCTTATCGCAGCCTGTAACCTTGCTCCTGCGCGCGCTTTCGCAATCGGGAGCAAGGTCAGTCTCTCGTGTTTTTCGCAGCAGATATGCACGTTTCCTCATTCATCCGATCACTGCAGCCGTACTGAATATCGGAGGTCTATGGCTTCTCTATACAACGCACCTATTCCATCTCATGCATGAATCAGCCTTGGTTTCGATGCTGGTCCATCTGCATGTATTTGCTGCGGGTTATTTATTCACGCTGGCTATGTTGTATACAGATCCCGTCCCATACCGGAAGAGCTATCTTTACCGGGTGATCGTATTTGTCTTTGCCCTTGCAGGACACGGCATACTGTCGAAGTATTTGTACGCGAATCCGCCTATGGGCATAGCTCCTGCTGATGCGCGGCAGGGAGCAATGTTAATGTACTATGGCGGTGATCTGATCGATCTCACTATAATCGTCATTTTGTGCTGGCAATGGTATCAAGCGGCTGCGCCTAAAACTTCATTATCTGCTGCAAAAGCTGCCGAGTAA
- a CDS encoding CdaR family protein, protein MDKWLKSPWTLRVVSLVFAVLLYAYVSAESDVDNRAGEVPITSSDETNTVDAPVGIRIDDSKYVVSGVPEYVSMQLVGPASDVTAAIQQKNYEAYVDLRDLDTGTHTVKLHYENVSDNLQVYMQPASIEVTIQEKASQQFNVNVGYTNEDQMAAGFQVDSSTVEPQTVSIVSTQEVIDQIASVRAYVDLTEIDADINSREAPVKVYDAQGNELSVNVQPETVEVSVQVSNPSKTVPVEVKTKGQAPDDVSVASLTPEKQEVTIYAPQDTLDGIDSISTEEIDLSKVTENQTIDADLQLPDNVRSASDEQVSVDIELEETSETTIENVPVTIEDLPDDLEATLTDPQNEQIDVTVSGAQSEIEGLSADDITATIDGSGLEEGEQTVQIDVSGPQNIELTPSQDEATITVQSAENATSEEDTNTDTQTQ, encoded by the coding sequence ATGGATAAATGGCTGAAGAGTCCATGGACATTGCGTGTTGTATCGCTTGTGTTTGCTGTCCTTCTCTATGCCTATGTAAGTGCGGAATCGGACGTAGATAACCGTGCGGGTGAGGTTCCGATCACCAGCTCGGATGAAACAAACACAGTGGATGCACCTGTCGGCATCCGGATCGATGACTCGAAATATGTTGTCAGCGGCGTTCCGGAGTATGTATCGATGCAGCTTGTCGGGCCGGCAAGTGATGTAACGGCAGCGATACAGCAGAAGAACTATGAAGCGTATGTCGATCTGAGAGATCTGGATACCGGCACGCATACAGTGAAGCTGCATTACGAAAATGTCTCGGACAACCTGCAGGTATATATGCAGCCAGCCTCGATTGAGGTGACAATTCAAGAAAAAGCTTCACAGCAATTTAACGTAAACGTAGGCTATACCAATGAAGACCAAATGGCAGCAGGATTCCAAGTTGACAGCTCCACTGTGGAACCTCAGACGGTTTCAATCGTAAGTACACAAGAGGTCATCGACCAAATTGCCAGTGTGCGTGCTTATGTGGATCTGACAGAAATAGATGCTGACATTAATAGCAGGGAAGCGCCTGTAAAAGTATATGACGCCCAGGGCAATGAGCTGAGTGTGAATGTACAGCCGGAAACAGTCGAAGTTTCGGTGCAGGTGAGCAATCCGAGCAAGACTGTCCCTGTAGAAGTAAAGACAAAGGGGCAAGCGCCAGATGATGTGTCTGTTGCTTCGCTCACACCTGAAAAACAGGAAGTGACAATCTATGCACCTCAGGATACATTGGATGGTATCGATTCGATCAGTACCGAAGAGATTGATTTGTCCAAGGTGACTGAGAACCAGACGATAGATGCGGACTTGCAGCTGCCGGATAATGTACGCTCAGCAAGTGACGAGCAGGTATCAGTTGATATCGAGCTGGAAGAAACGAGCGAGACGACAATCGAGAACGTTCCGGTTACAATCGAAGACCTGCCTGATGATCTGGAAGCAACGCTAACAGATCCGCAGAATGAGCAGATCGATGTAACAGTAAGTGGAGCGCAGAGTGAAATCGAAGGCTTGTCGGCTGACGATATTACGGCGACAATTGATGGAAGCGGCCTGGAAGAAGGGGAGCAGACAGTCCAGATCGATGTATCAGGACCTCAGAACATCGAGCTTACCCCGAGCCAGGACGAAGCCACAATAACTGTTCAATCCGCAGAAAATGCAACGAGTGAAGAAGATACGAATACAGATACACAGACACAGTGA
- a CDS encoding MFS transporter — MERTVAGHKTTKPISERKLLGIVGTGWLFDAMDVGILSFIITALTLDWGLSSQQAGWIGSINSIGMAVGAFVFGIMADRVGRRTVFMITILIFSIASGLSALAASYFIFVVLRFFIGAGLGGELPVASTLVSESVAPERRGRMVVLLESFWAVGWLLAAIISYFVIPDYGWRVALLLTAIPALFAVFLRKNLPDSPSYTKLKQKTSVMSGIRQLLAKGFAKRSLMLWIVWFCIMLSYYGMFLWLPSVMVEKGFDMVRSFEYVLIMTLAQLPGYFSAAWLIEKVGRKPILIIYLVGTAISAVLFGNAESAGMLLTAGMLLSFFNLGAYGILYAYTPEQYPTAIRATGSGIAATAGRIGGILGPLLIGYRGALGISVSTVFLLFCVTVLVAAAAVWLLGEETKGKTLA; from the coding sequence ATGGAACGAACAGTAGCAGGTCATAAAACAACTAAACCGATTTCAGAACGAAAGCTGCTCGGGATTGTCGGAACAGGCTGGTTGTTTGATGCAATGGATGTTGGTATTTTATCTTTTATTATTACGGCGCTGACATTGGATTGGGGATTATCATCCCAGCAAGCGGGCTGGATTGGCAGTATCAATAGCATCGGAATGGCTGTTGGGGCATTTGTTTTCGGAATTATGGCGGACCGTGTAGGCCGGCGGACGGTCTTTATGATCACGATTTTGATTTTCTCCATAGCGAGCGGATTATCCGCTTTGGCAGCTTCTTACTTTATTTTCGTTGTGCTGCGCTTCTTTATCGGTGCAGGACTCGGCGGGGAGCTGCCGGTTGCATCTACATTAGTGTCGGAGTCTGTAGCACCAGAGAGACGAGGGCGCATGGTCGTGCTGCTGGAGAGCTTCTGGGCTGTCGGCTGGCTGCTTGCGGCAATTATCTCTTACTTCGTCATCCCGGATTACGGCTGGAGAGTTGCTCTCTTGCTGACAGCTATACCTGCGTTATTCGCAGTCTTTCTCCGTAAGAATCTGCCGGATTCACCGTCTTATACGAAGCTGAAACAAAAAACTTCTGTCATGTCGGGTATCCGTCAATTGCTGGCGAAAGGATTTGCTAAACGAAGCCTGATGCTCTGGATTGTTTGGTTCTGCATTATGCTCAGCTACTATGGCATGTTTCTGTGGTTGCCGAGTGTGATGGTAGAAAAGGGATTCGATATGGTGCGAAGCTTCGAGTACGTCTTAATCATGACACTCGCCCAGCTGCCAGGTTACTTCTCTGCTGCTTGGCTGATTGAGAAGGTAGGAAGGAAGCCGATACTTATCATTTATCTGGTAGGTACGGCTATCAGCGCAGTGCTGTTCGGTAATGCGGAGTCAGCAGGCATGCTGCTGACAGCGGGCATGCTGCTTTCGTTCTTCAATCTGGGAGCTTACGGTATTTTATACGCTTATACCCCTGAGCAGTATCCTACTGCTATCCGTGCAACAGGCTCGGGGATCGCAGCAACTGCCGGGAGGATCGGTGGAATCCTGGGGCCATTGCTGATTGGATATCGAGGCGCGTTAGGTATATCTGTCAGCACTGTTTTCCTTCTATTCTGTGTAACAGTTCTCGTTGCTGCAGCGGCAGTTTGGCTCCTTGGAGAAGAAACGAAGGGTAAGACGCTTGCTTGA
- the sigW gene encoding RNA polymerase sigma factor SigW, whose protein sequence is MENIIKYHIKNVKKGDHAAFEEIVSFYQNKVYHIVYRMVGDSHEAQDIAQEAFIRAYTNIHSFDENRKFSTWLYRIATNLSIDRLRKKKPDFHLDAEVKGTEGLDMYSQLAADQALPEEEVESMELQSYIHKEILSLPPKYRSVIVLRFLDDLSLAEIGEILDLPLGTVKTRIHRGRELLRKKLRHV, encoded by the coding sequence ATGGAGAACATCATAAAATATCATATAAAAAACGTCAAGAAGGGTGATCATGCGGCCTTCGAGGAAATTGTTTCCTTTTATCAGAACAAGGTGTACCATATCGTATACCGAATGGTCGGAGACAGCCACGAAGCGCAGGATATCGCCCAAGAGGCATTTATCCGTGCTTACACCAACATCCATTCTTTTGACGAGAACCGGAAATTCTCCACATGGCTTTACCGGATCGCAACGAATTTGAGCATCGATCGTCTGCGGAAGAAAAAGCCTGATTTTCATCTGGATGCCGAGGTGAAGGGAACAGAGGGGTTGGATATGTATTCCCAGCTGGCGGCCGATCAGGCACTGCCTGAGGAAGAAGTCGAAAGCATGGAGCTTCAAAGTTATATCCACAAGGAAATATTGTCCCTTCCGCCAAAGTACCGCAGTGTTATCGTATTGCGGTTCCTGGATGATTTATCATTAGCGGAGATCGGCGAAATCCTGGACCTGCCGCTCGGGACAGTGAAGACGCGTATCCACCGTGGCAGAGAGCTACTACGGAAAAAACTGCGCCACGTATAA
- a CDS encoding zf-HC2 domain-containing protein, protein MNCEESLALMHLYLDGDASEEEAQQLREHLKTCPDCNQHYRELKQTESLLSGAAYELSAPAGFTASVMANLPKEKKRVGYMRWFRTHPVITAAAVFFLFMFTSGLSAWNSDSSVSVSKQEGLIVENDLVIVPEGVTVKGDLVVENGDLDIRGQVDGDVTIINGDLVEDPGANVNMASVDNISGEYQEIDRIFGWAWYHIKELVTF, encoded by the coding sequence ATGAATTGCGAAGAAAGCCTTGCGCTTATGCATCTGTATCTGGATGGAGACGCTTCGGAGGAAGAAGCACAGCAGCTTCGGGAGCACCTGAAGACCTGCCCAGATTGTAATCAGCATTACCGTGAGCTCAAACAGACGGAAAGCCTGCTTAGCGGCGCTGCCTATGAGTTGAGTGCACCGGCCGGCTTCACCGCCAGTGTCATGGCGAACTTGCCGAAAGAAAAGAAGCGCGTCGGATATATGAGGTGGTTCCGTACGCACCCTGTCATCACAGCTGCTGCAGTATTCTTCCTATTCATGTTCACAAGCGGATTATCTGCTTGGAATAGTGATAGCAGTGTAAGTGTATCGAAGCAAGAGGGTTTGATAGTAGAGAATGATCTCGTCATTGTACCGGAGGGCGTCACAGTCAAGGGGGACCTGGTTGTCGAAAACGGTGATTTGGATATAAGGGGTCAGGTGGATGGCGATGTCACCATCATCAATGGCGACCTCGTCGAAGATCCTGGTGCTAATGTGAATATGGCTTCTGTTGATAATATATCAGGTGAATATCAGGAAATTGACCGGATATTCGGCTGGGCTTGGTATCATATAAAAGAATTAGTTACATTTTAA
- a CDS encoding DUF2243 domain-containing protein, with protein sequence MEDRSTYKRRNIFSGFMFGVGLVAFIDEAVFHQLLHWHHFYDLSSTTLGLVSDGFFHALSWFATVGGLFLFADLRRRRGLIPLRWSGAVLVGSGVFQLYDGLIQHKLFRIHQIRYGVDIFYYDLVWNIIAVLLIAAGIWCIRLSRGKEHVR encoded by the coding sequence ATGGAGGATAGATCTACATATAAACGCAGGAATATCTTTTCTGGATTTATGTTCGGTGTTGGTCTGGTTGCATTCATCGATGAAGCTGTGTTTCATCAGCTTTTGCATTGGCATCATTTTTACGATTTGTCTTCTACGACTTTGGGGCTTGTATCGGATGGTTTCTTTCATGCGCTGAGCTGGTTTGCGACGGTTGGAGGATTGTTCCTTTTTGCTGATCTTCGCAGACGCAGAGGTCTTATTCCACTTAGATGGAGTGGTGCTGTTTTGGTGGGAAGTGGTGTCTTCCAGCTGTATGATGGCCTGATTCAGCATAAGTTGTTCCGCATTCACCAGATTCGTTATGGAGTCGATATCTTCTATTATGACTTGGTTTGGAACATAATCGCTGTCCTGTTGATAGCAGCGGGTATTTGGTGTATCCGTCTTTCGAGGGGGAAAGAGCATGTACGTTGA
- a CDS encoding aspartyl-phosphate phosphatase Spo0E family protein — MVTLDNLLEKIEQTRNHMLNLSRRMPLTSEAVVTASVQLDDLLNEYEKQRKNM, encoded by the coding sequence ATGGTTACATTAGACAATCTTTTGGAAAAAATCGAACAGACGCGCAATCATATGCTAAACCTTTCACGCCGCATGCCACTTACATCCGAAGCAGTTGTCACAGCAAGCGTACAGCTGGATGATCTATTGAATGAATATGAAAAGCAGAGAAAAAACATGTAG
- the cdaA gene encoding diadenylate cyclase CdaA yields MFGGLSELSILSILRIIVDIAAVWFIFYKVLMLIRGTKAIQLLKGIFIVVIIAFLSSEQILDFPMLAFLSSQAITWGFVAIVVLFQPEIRRALEQLGRGSFFSRNVRSEEEQTNKNIEAIVKSCNYMAKRRIGALITIERETGMGDYIETGIPVNGHLTFELLTNIFVPNTPLHDGAVILKENQIAAAACYLPLSESPFISKELGTRHRAAMGISEVTDALTIIVSEETGAISCTKNGELFRDITPDALKEILDREVGVPASGSKARRWRGKNG; encoded by the coding sequence ATGTTTGGGGGATTAAGTGAACTTTCTATATTATCCATACTGCGGATTATCGTGGACATTGCAGCAGTATGGTTCATTTTCTACAAAGTCTTAATGCTCATAAGGGGAACGAAAGCGATTCAGCTGCTGAAGGGGATCTTCATCGTTGTTATAATCGCTTTCTTGAGCAGTGAGCAGATACTCGACTTCCCGATGCTCGCCTTCCTGAGCTCGCAGGCGATTACGTGGGGATTCGTGGCCATCGTCGTTTTGTTCCAGCCGGAGATCAGGCGTGCTTTGGAGCAGCTCGGACGAGGCAGCTTCTTCTCCCGGAACGTGCGATCGGAGGAAGAACAAACGAATAAGAACATAGAAGCGATTGTAAAGTCCTGTAATTACATGGCGAAGCGGCGAATCGGTGCGCTGATCACGATTGAACGCGAGACAGGTATGGGAGATTATATCGAGACAGGAATTCCGGTGAATGGTCACCTGACATTCGAACTGCTCACGAATATTTTCGTCCCGAATACGCCATTGCATGACGGAGCTGTCATTCTGAAAGAAAACCAGATTGCAGCGGCTGCCTGCTACCTGCCGCTATCGGAGAGTCCGTTCATTTCCAAGGAACTTGGGACGCGTCACCGGGCGGCTATGGGGATCAGTGAAGTGACAGATGCACTGACAATCATCGTTTCAGAGGAGACAGGGGCGATTTCCTGTACGAAGAACGGAGAGTTGTTCCGTGACATCACGCCAGATGCTTTGAAAGAGATCCTCGATAGAGAAGTAGGCGTACCAGCTTCCGGTTCCAAGGCGAGAAGATGGAGGGGTAAGAATGGATAA
- a CDS encoding NAD-dependent succinate-semialdehyde dehydrogenase translates to MTETFDVTNPATGELIKRVTIDSEEAINEKIEKINQAFPSWSRTSATERSKLLRAWHDKMIENKAELAALMTEENGKPLKESEGEVLYAAGYIEWFAEEAKRVYGRTIPASTTDKRLLVTREAVGPVAAITPWNFPAAMITRKAAPALAAGCTFIIKPAPDTPLTAIRLVEMAHEVGIPEDVIQYVNADGEMVGKIFTEHPHIRKISFTGSTPVGKLLMKQSADSVKHVSMELGGHAPLIVDEFADIDRAVKHALASKFRNAGQTCVCANRLLVHESIKDEFTTAFTKAVSEMKVGLGTEEGVAIGPVINKKGFDKIVAQIDDAKSKGAKVLTGGTYNADADKGYFFVNPTVLDHVTDDMDIMHEETFGPVAPITTYTEIDEAIRLANDTPYGLAAYFFTENYRRGLYIAENLKYGIVGWNDGGPSAVQAPFGGMKESGVGREGGIEGIEPYLETKYISIGI, encoded by the coding sequence ATGACTGAAACATTCGATGTAACGAATCCAGCCACCGGTGAATTGATCAAAAGAGTAACAATCGATTCAGAAGAAGCAATAAACGAGAAAATAGAAAAAATCAATCAAGCCTTCCCTTCCTGGTCCCGAACTTCTGCAACGGAACGCAGTAAGCTCCTCCGCGCTTGGCATGACAAGATGATAGAAAACAAAGCAGAGCTTGCTGCATTGATGACAGAAGAAAACGGCAAGCCGCTAAAAGAGTCAGAAGGTGAAGTATTATATGCAGCTGGCTATATCGAATGGTTTGCAGAAGAAGCAAAACGTGTATACGGCCGTACCATCCCTGCCTCCACTACCGATAAGCGTTTGCTGGTAACTCGGGAAGCAGTCGGTCCAGTAGCCGCAATCACACCTTGGAATTTCCCAGCAGCAATGATTACAAGAAAAGCTGCTCCAGCATTAGCTGCGGGCTGTACATTCATTATCAAACCCGCACCAGATACACCGCTGACAGCCATACGGTTAGTCGAAATGGCTCATGAAGTCGGAATTCCGGAAGACGTTATCCAATATGTAAATGCTGATGGCGAGATGGTAGGGAAAATCTTCACCGAGCACCCTCATATCCGGAAGATTTCCTTTACCGGCTCTACTCCTGTCGGCAAACTGCTCATGAAACAGAGCGCCGATAGTGTCAAGCATGTATCCATGGAGCTCGGCGGACATGCTCCGCTTATTGTTGATGAGTTTGCAGATATTGACCGTGCTGTGAAGCATGCCCTGGCATCAAAATTCCGGAACGCGGGACAGACATGTGTTTGTGCCAATAGACTGCTCGTCCACGAATCCATAAAAGACGAATTTACAACAGCCTTCACTAAAGCTGTATCCGAAATGAAGGTAGGTCTTGGTACAGAAGAAGGTGTAGCAATCGGCCCTGTCATCAATAAGAAAGGCTTTGATAAAATTGTGGCTCAAATTGATGATGCAAAGTCCAAAGGCGCTAAAGTCCTTACTGGCGGCACGTATAATGCAGATGCCGACAAAGGCTACTTCTTCGTCAATCCGACTGTTCTTGATCACGTAACGGATGACATGGACATCATGCATGAGGAAACATTCGGGCCAGTTGCTCCGATTACCACTTATACAGAAATCGATGAAGCGATTCGTCTGGCAAATGATACACCATATGGCTTGGCGGCATACTTCTTCACAGAAAACTATCGCCGCGGACTGTATATTGCCGAGAACCTGAAATATGGTATTGTCGGCTGGAATGACGGCGGTCCATCTGCCGTTCAAGCTCCATTTGGCGGTATGAAGGAAAGCGGCGTCGGCCGCGAAGGCGGAATCGAAGGAATTGAGCCTTATCTGGAAACAAAATATATCTCAATCGGTATATAA